The sequence below is a genomic window from Variovorax paradoxus B4.
TGCGCAAGTCCTTCGCCTGCCGCACCGCCTTGGCGGCATAGAGCCAGTTGATCAGGTGCCAGGACGAAAGCTCGAAGAACACCTTGCTGGGCACTTCGCGCCCCTGCGCGCCCGTGTGGCGAAAGCCGAATTCCGGCATGACGCGGTCGAGGTTGAGGCGCTGGTCGAAGTCGGTGCCGCCGATGTGCACGCCGCTGGTGGCCAGCACGTCGCTGCTGCGGTCCTCGCGCGCGGCGCGGTCGGGGCCCACGCGCACGACGGTGAAGTCGGAGGTGCCGCCGCCGACGTCGACGATCAGCACCAGCGATTCCTTCGCGATGCGCTGTTCGTAGTCGAAGGCCGCTGCAATCGGCTCGAGCTGAAAGGCGACGTCTCGGAACCCGGCCGCACGGGCCGCGTGGCGCAGGCTTTCTTCCGCGCGTTCGTCCCGTTTGGAATCGTCGTCGACGAAGTGCACGGGCCGGCCGATGACGACACGCTCCGGCACCCGGCCCAGCTCGCGGCCCGCCCGCACGGCGAGTTCGCGCAGGAAGCGCGCGATGATGTCCTCGAAGCTCACGAGACCGTCGTAGATGGCCGTTTTCTCCTGCATCAACGCGCTGCCGAGCAGGCTCTTCAGCGAGCGCATGAGGCGGCCCTCGACGCCCGCCAAGTAGAGCGCGATGGCCTCGCGGCCGAAATGCGTCGTGCGGTCTTCGGCGTTGAAGAAGATCGCGGTCGGCAGCGTGGTGGCGGCGCCCTCGATGGGCAGCAGCCGGGCCGCACCGTCGACCCGGCAGGCCACGGCGGAATTGGAGGTGCCGAAGTCGATGCCGATCGTCGGCAGCGACGACGGTAACTTCACGCTCAAGATTCCCTGCGCAGCGCCGGGAACAGGATCACGTCGCGGATGCTCGGCGAATCGGTCAGCAGCATCATCAGCCGGTCGATGCCGATGCCGCAGCCACCGGTGGGCGGCATGCCGTATTCGAGTGCGCGCACGAAGTCGTGGTCGTAGAACATGGCTTCGTCGTCGCCGCTGTCCTTGGCGGCCACCTGGGCGTTGAAGCGCGCGGCCTGGTCCTCGGCATCGTTGAGCTCGCTGAAGCCGTTGCCGAATTCGCGGCCCGTGATGTAGAGCTCGAAGCGCTCGGTGACCTCGGGCCGCTCGTCGTTGGCGCGCGCCAGCGGCGAGATCTCGGTCGGGTGCTCCATGATGAAGGTCGGCTGCCAGAGCTTCTCTTCCACCGTCTCTTCGAAGTACATCACCTGCAGGCTGGCCAGGCTGCGCTGCGAGAGCTTGTCCTTCTCTTCGCTCAGCCCGAGCTTGCGCAGCGCATTGATGAGCCAGGCGCT
It includes:
- a CDS encoding Hsp70 family protein; translation: MSVKLPSSLPTIGIDFGTSNSAVACRVDGAARLLPIEGAATTLPTAIFFNAEDRTTHFGREAIALYLAGVEGRLMRSLKSLLGSALMQEKTAIYDGLVSFEDIIARFLRELAVRAGRELGRVPERVVIGRPVHFVDDDSKRDERAEESLRHAARAAGFRDVAFQLEPIAAAFDYEQRIAKESLVLIVDVGGGTSDFTVVRVGPDRAAREDRSSDVLATSGVHIGGTDFDQRLNLDRVMPEFGFRHTGAQGREVPSKVFFELSSWHLINWLYAAKAVRQAKDLRTSYGDTRLHDRLMTVLEERHGHRIASEVEQAKIAASVNDAPTAIDLSCAEPGLAASLSPADMAQQLSPLLENVIACAHACVKRAGLRSGDLDAIYLTGGSSALRPFQQALRRSFAGVNLVEGDLFGGVATGLACAGPVA